DNA from Thunnus thynnus chromosome 2, fThuThy2.1, whole genome shotgun sequence:
ATAGATTGACTTCCTTGGTGTTTATTTTGAGattgaaacaaatgaaaacatcacCTGTATACTATTtggctttcatttttaaagaacaaTAATCTGCTGAATGGATTTTCAGGAATTCCATTTAGCTAATTAAGTTTCAGTTTCCTGGTATTGTGCGTGTCAGTAAATACAGGTGCAGTATATCAGACTTGCAGCCTTGTTTCTGAGAAGAAATCCAGAGAGAGTTCATTGTTCACTGTTGCTTTGAATTTAttgcaaaataaacataataaaaataagatgtaGTTATTTCAGTGTCCTTAATATTTAACTGTAGGGTTGCAGATTGCATTCACCAGCAGACGCATTTACAGGGCTGAGGCTGAGGTCAAAGACAGTATTTACTGTAAACCACTCTCTCCCAGATCTGGGGAGGATGCACACTTTGCttacaaacataaatgtgaaaaaaagaagaaaaaatctgtaaatcgcagaaataaaaataaacttaaatgtgGCTCCTACAGCCATAATTAGCAGGTATCGATGTTTGCAGTCACCATACCTGGCTTTTTAGCTTAGCTCATTCAATAGCTAACTAGCCAGCTAATGAATTAGGCTTGGGTTAGCCTTTGAGCAAGACGCCACAGATATTAAACCGGCATGCACTGAAGTCAAAACATAACAGAGAAGTGTTAGAATTTAGGGTGATAGTATGGAACAAAAGTCGTCTGTGTGAGGTTGGAAAATAAAGGTCCATCACGTTAGTTAGCTAACATTAtacaatgttaatgttaaacTTGTCATATGGGCAAAATAACGTTAATATAGCCTAACGTTAATGCTAGACTTGTCTAGGTACATTAAAAACTAGTTAACTGTGCGCAACTGCAATTAGGAGTGTGtaacttaaaaatattaatgtcacATTTCAGCATGGTTCCAGAAATAACGTTAACCTAGATGTTGCAATATGTTACTGGTTGAGCTGGAGTTGgtaattaatataaaatttgaCAGCCAACGAATTAATATCATTACTGAAACAGGCGTTTTAAGATTATTACACTCCAGAAACTGACTGATTGTGATCGGCTGTGGGCTGAAACATTGACACATAACGTTACGCCTGCATTTCAGGAGGAATTGTGCGAAGTAGCTTAACATTTACTAAGACTATATTGAAAGTTTGATATTGATTAATGTGTTGCTATGTGTGACTACAGTGAAAACTAAGCTTGTCTGTTGcattcaatttcttttttttttgttgttgtccttAACACTTAGAGAACCTATTAAATTTATATCAAGTGTGTGTTACATAAGTGAGTATGACATTAAAAAACTATACATACGTGCATACTATGCATACACATGAAAAATCTTCAAAAATAAGTGTACAAAATAGGCCTGTAACTCCACAACAATAGACAATGCAACAGACAGAATGGAACGGTGCCCACTCCCGAGACCACACACAGCCAAAACAACATCATTtcaaaaaagaagcagaaaacaagctccagagtgatagcagaacatagcttaccccttttgtttttcctgttggtagTCCAAAGGTCATAATAAGCatacatttcacaacaaaacccCAGCCAATTGCTCCCCGACCACAGCGTGTTGCTCTCCgatcacagctcactgagcctacCGGTGTTGGTAAAAAAAGTTGTCAGTTTGTGGGTTGGGTCAGGTTTGGGTGGTTTATTTACACGTATTTGTGCGGTGTGGATTGGCTCTCAGCGCAGCAGGAccctctgtatgtgtgtttgtgtgtgagcaagcgagcacatgtacatacatcagtggggtggggtggggggtggggctGACTGAATGGGAATGAGAGATGCTTTACTGAAACGCAGTGTGAAACACAatgttagagatcttttatgtaattatgagaagtgtatgtgagaaaaaagacatcacctgcagtAGTCTTGTGCTGTGAGCACATGTGCGAGCACCAGGAcgttgactgcagctcattgaACGGCCACAGATTTCACTAATGAGAAGCAATTGAGCTTACAGTCACGTCTATTTCTTTGATCTATAgactttttatcatttttaccaTCAACCATAGTTTCAGTTATTGactcctgtgttttgtccccCGTCAGATTAaggctgaacaaatatatttaaaatgtaatgtaggcTACAGtgacactttttaaatgtgcaccgtctgcatacacatgcattaatatctctacgtccactggattaaaatggaggctgtgccttttatttacctgttgccatggtgaatcgTAGTATCGGAACTCCATGCTTTCTCAAACAGACTTGTTGTTagtgtaaaacaaaaccaaaaaggtaatgcaaaacaaaaaaggagccaccacatgaacaaaaatatgtttttcccccaattgtttatttatacattgagaaattaaaggggacatattatgctttttgaggttttctgttatttatatactgttataatgtcggatatctatgttaaacatggtcaaagttccaaaactcgaggttaatgtatgtagaaatgctccctgcaagtcaaaacgcggggcttcaacctgctctaaACGCTGCATTTTtgacgtttttttctactttgccAACAAGCTGACGGCGGCTCATCACGCATACCCATCGATAGTAGTCTGTTctatagcctttgttgctaaggttgttgctaagggtttttccatgtgttgtttgctttgtccactctcatattttggatcagattctgGCTCCaatatgtacagatgtatttaagaagttgacatttcaagtaaagaacgagaTAAAGTAGTGACATCTTACTACtacagtttgtttcatggtttgtatATGTAACCTCTGGAGCGGCTGAAAGTCTCCCGAGAGGCAGTttccaagagctggccaatcagaagagagtgaGCTCCTTGggagggggggccttaaagagacaggagcttaaactgcctgtttcagatagaggctgaactgaggggctacataaagagccattataagataaataatgagttttttgaactgtaaatcatgcaaatatatttcagtagaaccccagattaaaaatatagacctgtcaatgtgcataatatgtcccctttaaactatgtaaatttaaaaactggaaaaaccAAGATGTTCTAAAACTTCTAGCCAGTAGTGTATAATCTGCATCACTGCTGCAACATGGGCTTGAAACAAATAACTATACAGTGTGCAATACAGTGATTTGAAACTCAAAGGAAGCACAACAAATTTCCGAGAAAAGTTTTCCAATATGCCACACAATCAGTCAAAAAAGGTATCTGTCAACATATGGGAGAACCTTCATCTGTTTCCAGCTGGATGTGGAACATAAACTGCCACCGCATAGTGTCCTGGCAGAAACATGAGCTTTCAACCATCACCACCCACAAAAAAATATGACGATAAGAATTCACTGTCTTTCATCTACTCAATTTGGACATGTTGAAACAAAATTGAGTAAAAACTGTGATGAATGTCTGTGCTGACATTATCGGTATTTGCTGGACTACTCAAATAATTTACAAGAACGGTGGCGTGTGAAAAAACTGTGTCTTGTGTCTGGAAAATGAAGACCTTGGGGCAAGTTCAAGGGGTTGAAACCTATGACAGTTATTGCTGATTTCTCAATAATACATTCctttcactctcactcacttcccctcacacacacacacacacacacacactcactcatacacGCATGCATAGGACGGTTTAAGCAGTTAACCAACAGAGAATTAGCAACAGGTTATATCAGTGACTCCACCATTAAAGGTAATTATTTTGAGCCTGGGAATAAGAAAAGCAGACGACAGAAGCTTTTTTGGCAGTGATATGTCTATTGTTTTCCCCTTGttcaatatacagtaatatttcTACTACACAAGAAGTAACTGCTCAAGCATTGTCAGCAACCTTTATCTCCTATCTCTGActtatttacagtgttttctgCTATAACTCTTATTTGAACTGGAGCATTGAGGTGTGTAATATCTTCtcatttagaataaaatttgtttacagtatgtgcattaGTATATACATTTCTAAGGTCAGAACAAACATGATATCTACTCATGATTCCTCTCCCCCAGAATCTAAATAATGCAAGCTGTCTTTTCAGATACAGAATTAGCACAGCAGTAGGGGTTAAGAGAGATCAAAGTATGACTTGGCATTTTATTGGTTTAAGGTTTGATTCTCAAGGCTTATAGTGGAACAGGGAGGATGTTCATTTCTGTTGCACCTCTGGGCCCTGAGGAGCAGAGGGACCTCCGGAGATACAGTATCAGTACTCAGTCTGTCCTCTGGTGGCCACATGCAGCAGacgcagcagcagctctgtagGTGAGCTCCCTGCAGAGCCGTGGGCTGGTTCCGAGGCCTCGTTCTCCCCCAGGCAGTCAGAGTCCACCGCGCAGCTCTCTGTCAAAGACAAGAGGAagggagaagaaaggaaaataaCTTTATTCAAACTGCCCATTCATACTGTATTAACACTactaaacatgtaaaatatttacagtcaGATCAGACTGTACCTGAGTTACAGCAGAGTCCTGAAGCAGCGCAGTGTCCACCCTCAGATCCGCAGGGTCTCCCTCCTGTCTGGCAGGGGGTGAGCAGGTAGTTCTCCTCCATGCAGTGAGCTGTTTCTGGGGAGCCCAGCAGGCAGCCGAGGCCCTCCCCACAGCAGATACTGGGACCGAAGCAGCGGCCCCTGTCCCCAGGGCCACATGGCATGCACTACAGGAAGAATTGCATAGATATAACCCTTTTCTCAGGTGcgacaaaacaattaaactattttttgAAAAGTGAACTGGCCAATGTGACATTCATTCTGGCGAAACATTTCTGATGTTCTCTAATCTATCCTGAGAACTACTTTGGATGTTTGGAAATACATAAACTCTTCCTCCACATACAACATTGATGATGGACATGTTATTAGACAAAAAGCTGATCCATAATTACAGGAAAACATCAAATCTTTTCAGAAATGACTGCATGCACTGATTTCTGCTGTGCACATGTATCTCACTACAGTATTAATCATAAAATTATTGtggaaaaaataatacaaaaaacactttttgagCATCAAACAATGCAGTTTTATGATCAACAATATGGTGCAACATATACTCACATTTTGTATGAAGcaaacatatataatatatttgtaCATAGCCTAACTTTATGCTTTTTACCTATCATACTATTTTTCATTTCGCCaatattttaatacttttccTCCAAATCATTTTCCTTAACAGTGCAAAAGTAAAAATAGGTGAGTTATACCTTACCTCTTTACAGTTAGATAATTTAAAGACTGGTAATGGTAACACATTATCTTATGAATTTAACATAGATATAGCTTTCCTTATCATACtgtatgattttaaatgaagtttgTTAATTTCCAGTTCAACATTTCCAAAGTcgtaaaaacaaagaaagaaagtcaaCGATGACCTCTCATCTGAAAGTGGTCCTCACCTGTCTGATTCCAGACTCCGACAGCGCTCGTTTGCCTCCTCGGGGGCAGTTCTGGATGTAACAGGCGGAGGAGAGGGCAAGGAGTCCCAGGACACACAAGGGGAACATGGAGTAAGGCATCGCTGCTGGTTTAGATGAGCGCCGTGGACCTGGAGTTCCTCCGCCTGGTGGGTGTCTGACGGATGTCCCGGTCGACTCCTCACTTATAAGCAGATATGGACATCATCTGACAAAGCGACTGACACTTGGATCTGACGTCAGTGTCGTGCAAGTTCTCCTCCCGCGTGCCC
Protein-coding regions in this window:
- the avp gene encoding vasopressin-neurophysin 2-copeptin, which gives rise to MPYSMFPLCVLGLLALSSACYIQNCPRGGKRALSESGIRQCMPCGPGDRGRCFGPSICCGEGLGCLLGSPETAHCMEENYLLTPCQTGGRPCGSEGGHCAASGLCCNSESCAVDSDCLGENEASEPAHGSAGSSPTELLLRLLHVATRGQTEY